From a region of the Candidatus Poribacteria bacterium genome:
- a CDS encoding sugar phosphate isomerase/epimerase — translation MSWKLALHTVSYAGVWRGQTSLPIERVLEKASELGFDGVMIMAKRPHLSPLDYDENARKRLREKIESLGLEVPCLAGYVDFTAGVDRPMTPMIEVQAVYVGELARLARDLGCGMIRVFTGFERPGVPFDKLWEICVRGLKLASQRAAEFGVTLAVQNHHDIAIHHESLRWLLEEVDEPNCKAAFDAWAPALQGLKGEELKEAVRRIAPFLVHTTVADYIKHHRFIYDQSLTNYIRREARVYAVPMGTGIVDYPSFFDALREIGYRGWVAYEMCEVLKGGGDEENLDRCARAFLDYMRKL, via the coding sequence ATGAGCTGGAAACTTGCATTACATACCGTAAGTTACGCCGGGGTGTGGAGGGGTCAGACTTCCCTGCCCATCGAAAGGGTGTTGGAAAAGGCCAGTGAGCTGGGGTTTGACGGCGTGATGATCATGGCTAAGCGGCCTCATCTCTCGCCGCTAGATTACGACGAAAATGCTCGGAAACGTCTCAGGGAGAAGATCGAATCGCTGGGGCTTGAAGTTCCATGTCTCGCTGGATATGTGGATTTCACAGCAGGGGTGGATAGGCCGATGACCCCGATGATCGAGGTTCAGGCGGTTTACGTCGGCGAGCTGGCAAGGCTGGCCAGAGATCTCGGGTGCGGGATGATCAGGGTGTTTACGGGCTTCGAAAGGCCCGGGGTTCCGTTCGATAAATTATGGGAGATATGCGTGCGAGGATTGAAGCTCGCCTCCCAGAGGGCGGCCGAATTCGGAGTTACCCTTGCCGTTCAGAACCACCACGACATAGCCATTCATCATGAATCGCTCAGATGGCTGTTGGAGGAGGTGGATGAGCCGAACTGTAAGGCGGCTTTCGACGCGTGGGCGCCGGCGTTACAGGGACTGAAAGGGGAGGAGCTGAAGGAGGCCGTCCGTAGGATAGCCCCCTTCCTTGTCCACACCACGGTTGCCGATTACATCAAGCATCACCGTTTCATATATGACCAATCCCTGACCAACTACATCAGGAGAGAAGCGAGGGTCTACGCCGTTCCGATGGGGACGGGGATCGTGGATTATCCGAGCTTTTTCGATGCACTGAGGGAGATCGGATACCGGGGATGGGTTGCATACGAGATGTGCGAGGTGCTGAAAGGGGGAGGCGATGAGGAAAATCTGGACAGATGTGCCCGCGCATTTCTCGACTACATGCGTAAACTTTGA
- a CDS encoding N-glycosylase/DNA lyase: MADRGRMIYELKRKYLIKRNAIEARLREFEKIREKGDLAAFEEMCYCLFTAGTSAKVGMRSVEAIRDLMLTGSQEELSERLHLVHPYARKRAEYVVLAREFVRKRMNFKIFDTLDPMEHLERRDFIVHNIKGLGYKEGSHFLRNIGYKGYAILDRHILRNLRRFGITDLKSSPSSRRRYLEVEEAMRRLALEIGVDFDALDLLFWSDETGEILK, from the coding sequence ATGGCGGATCGCGGGAGGATGATATACGAGTTGAAGCGAAAATACCTCATCAAACGGAACGCAATAGAGGCAAGGTTGCGCGAGTTCGAGAAGATCAGGGAAAAAGGGGATTTGGCCGCCTTCGAGGAGATGTGTTACTGTCTGTTCACGGCCGGCACATCCGCAAAGGTTGGGATGCGCTCAGTCGAGGCGATCAGGGATCTGATGCTCACCGGAAGTCAGGAGGAGTTGTCCGAGAGGTTACATTTAGTCCATCCCTATGCTCGCAAACGGGCCGAATACGTGGTCCTCGCCAGAGAATTCGTGCGGAAAAGAATGAATTTTAAGATATTCGATACGCTCGATCCGATGGAGCATCTCGAGAGGAGGGATTTCATAGTTCACAACATCAAAGGGCTTGGATACAAAGAGGGGAGCCATTTCCTACGTAATATAGGCTACAAGGGTTACGCCATCCTCGACAGACACATACTCAGGAATCTCAGGCGTTTCGGGATAACGGATCTGAAGAGCTCCCCGAGCTCGCGGAGAAGGTATCTGGAGGTGGAGGAGGCCATGAGACGGCTCGCTCTCGAGATCGGGGTGGATTTCGACGCCCTTGATCTGCTGTTTTGGAGCGATGAAACGGGAGAGATATTGAAATAG